Part of the Campylobacter suis genome, CGTGCTATTTTGCTCTTTGTTTTTAGCTATATTGCTCCATTTGGATTTAACTGGTTTAACCTTGAAGCTACGCTTGTTTTAGGGGCTTTTGAGCCAAGCGTTCGAGGACTTGGCTTTGTATTTTTGGCAGCTATTTTGGCAAGCTATTTAAAGGGCGCCTTTAAACTTTTAGCTATCTTACTATGCTTTGTATGTGCCTTGCAGTTTAAAAGTGCAAGTGGTGCAAATTTGCCATTTTCACTTGAGCTTACAAACACCAAAATAGAGCAGACAAATCGCTGGAACAAAGACCTAAAAAACGAGCAAGTAGATGAAATTTTAGCCCTCATACAACAGGCTATAACGGCAAAAAAAGATGCCATACTTCTGCCAGAAAGCGCACTTCCTTTATTTATCACACACGAGCGATTTTTAAGACAAAGACTGCTTGAGCTTTCTAAAGATATAGCCATCATCTCAGGTGCACTAGCCCATGAAAATGAACAAAATTTTAATTCCGCATTTTTGTTTAAAGATGGCGAAATGTTACGATTTGACAAGCATATTTTAGTACCTTTTGGCGAAGAAATTCCATTGCCAAAATTTGCTAAAAATTTTATAAACAAGCTATTTTATGACGGAGCTAGCGACTTTGCAACAGCAAAAAAAGTTAGTGATTATGAGATTAAAGGTGTAAAAATTCGTAACGCCATCTGCTATGAGGCCACTACAAATGAGCTTCATAAAGGAGAGTTTGATGTTATGTTTGCTATCTCAAACAACGGCTGGTTTTTGCATAAAATTTTACCTTCGACACAGCCTATTTTACAAAGAAATTTACTAAAATACTACGCTACAAAGTATGGCAAAACGATATATCACAGCGTAAATGGCTCTAACTCAGAGATTATAGCTCCAAAACAAAGTCTGCTTAAAGGAAAATTTGGGCTCTAAACCGGCTTATCTTATAAAGCTTTTGTCTGCTGTTTCTTGTGTGACAGAATTTTGCATTAAGAGCCTGCTTATAAATTTATAGCTTGCCCCCTAATTTTTAGAAGGCAAGCAAAGGTGTTTTAAAAATTTTTGGTTAAATTTTAAAATTTTAGCTCAAGCAAGTTTTTTAAACATTTCTACGCTATCAAGCTTTTCCCAAGGATATTTTGCATTTCCAACCTGTCCTTTGGCAGCTACTTTTGCGTATAAAAATGTCTGTTCACTCGGACGATCTAATGCAAATTTTTGCGTTATCCAACGCGGAGTTAGGGCAAAATTTTCCATCACAAATGCTGATAGTTTATCATCATCAACGCTTGGTACATGCGTTCCCATCGTATCTACACTCACAGAAGTTGGCTTTGCCACGCCGATAGCATAGCTTAGCTGCACGACACATTTTTTAGCAAGCCCTGCTGCAACGATATTTTTAGCTATATATCTAGCCGCATAAAGTCCGCTACGATCGACCTTTGTATAATCCTTGCTAGACTGAGCGCCCCCGCCTATCGGAGCGTATCCACCAAAGCTATCTACGATAAGTTTTCTGCCTGTTAAGCCGCTATCGTGAAGTGAGCTGTGATTTACATATCTGCCAGTTGGATTTATGTAAATTATCGTTTTTTCCTTATTATAAAGGCTTTTTGGCAAGCCTGCTTCATCGATTAAATTTTGCACTAAAGCCCTAAGTGTAGCTATATCCATACTCTCAACACAAGGAGCAGAAACAACGATAGTATGTATGCTTTGCGGACGGCAACTTTCAAAGTTATCTTTATTTCCATAATCAATTGTAACCTGCGTTTTTATATCCACGCCTAGCTTATCGGGATTTTCCTTTGCAAATTTATAAACCTTATCACAAAGCATTCTTGCATAAGTGATAGCCGCTGGCATATACTCATCTGCCTCGCAACTTGCAAAGCCAAACATTATACCTTGATCGCCAGCCCCTATTTCGCCGTCTTGTTGATCAACACCTTGATTTATATCTGGGCTTTGCTGATTTATACAAACCTTAACTTCGATATCATCTGGATGCAAGCACTGCTGTTTTGTAAAGTATGGGTTGCCGTTATAGCCTATGTGAGCAAGAGCGTCTTTTACGATGTATTCGTAGTCTTTATAGGATAAGGCAACTTTTGAGTTTATCTCTCCGCCTATGATTATATTTTTACCAGCGACAAAGACCTCGCTTGCGACCCTGCCATTTGGATCTTGGGTGAGAATTTTATCCACGATACTATCTGCTATAATGTCGGCGCACTTGTCAGGATGTCCCGGACTAACCACTTCTGAGGTAAATAAATACATTAAAATTTCCTTCTTTATTTCTTAAAAATTGCATAATTGTAACATTTGTAGTTGAAATTTTTATTAATCAATTATTAAAAATATAAAATTCTGCTTTTTTTCGCTATACTTTTGGCAACTAATTTAAAACAAAGGTTAAACATGAATGCTATTTCAAACTTAGCCAGACGCTATGCTGACGGCAATATGATCATTCAAATTTTAGTAGGTATCACACTTGGTCTTATCATTGGTTTTTGGGCTCATTCACAGCTTGGTGCTAGTGAACAAGCAGCAGCTTTTGCAGGTAAAGTTATAAGTAGCATAGCAGTACTTGGAAACCTTTTTGTTGGAGCGCTTAAAGCTATCGCTCCAGTTCTTGTATTTGTTCTTGTTGCAACTTCGATTATCACGAAAGAATTTGGCGAAGCAAAAGGCATGGGAAAGATAGTTTTTATCTATCTTTTAGGTACACTTTTAGCCTCTGTAGCGGCTGTTTGCGTTAGCTTTTTATTTCCAGTTGAGCTTATCCTTAAAAATGTAAATGCTGCCGAACTTGGGGCACCTCAAAATGTTGTTGATGTTTTAAAAGATCTTATCTTTAAAATAGTTCAAAACCCAGTTACCGCCCTAAGCACTGGCAATTATATAGGCATCATAGCTTGGGCTGTTGGTGGCGGTATCGCGATGAGAAACTGCACAAAAGAGACAAAAAATTTATTTAAAGATGTAAGCGATGGTGTAACAAAAATAGTTCGCTTTATTATCCGCCTTGCTCCTTTTGGTATCTTTGGTCTTGTTGCTACAAGCATTTATGAAACAGGATTTGATGCTCTTGCTGGATACTTAAAACTTATCGTAGTTTTAGTTGGCACAATGCTATTTTGTGCGTTTGTTATCAATGCTCTCATTGGCTTTTTGATAACTGGCAAAAACCCTTACCCTATCATTATAACATCTATAAAAGAGAGTGCTATAACCGCATTTTTTACGCGTAGCTCAGCAGCAAATATACCTGTAAATATGGCACTTTGCAAAAGACTTGGGCTAAAAGAAGAGCTTTACTCTATCTCTATTCCACTTGGTGCGACGATAAATATGGGTGGCGCAGCAGTTACTATCTCTGTGCTTGCGCTGGCTGCTGTAAATTCTCTTAATCATGTCAGCGTTACATTTGGTGACGCTGTGCTTTTAAGCTTTATCTCGGCCATTGGTGCTTGCGGTGCTTCTGGTGTGGCTGGTGGCTCACTACTACTTATCCCGCTTGCATGCGCACTTTTTGGTATAAACAACGACATAGCAATGCAAGTTGTTGCCGTTGGTTTTATAATAGGCGTCGTTCAAGATAGTGTAGAAACAGCCCTAAACAGCTCATCTGATGTCGTCTTTACAGCTTTTGCAAGTCAAACGATAAAGGATTAAATTTAGCCCTACTTTGGGCTAAATTCTCTTTTTTTAAATAACTTTGTGTAAAATACTAAAAATAATTTTTTAGGATTTTACATGATGAACACTTGGGACTTAACTCCACTTTTTAAAAATACTGATGAACTTGAGAGTTTTAGCAAGACAACCATAAGTAACTGCGCAGAATTTTCACAGAAATTTTCAAGCAAACTAAATGCTCTAGCGCCAGAAGATTTTAATAAAGCACTTAAACTTTATGAGATCCTAAATGCCGATATATCAAAGATAATGACATACGCATTTTTGGTATTTGCCAAAGATACTAAAAAAGGTGCATTTTATGCAAAATTTGAAGAGCTTTGCACTAAAGCCCAGCAAAGCTTACTCTTTTTTGAGCTTGAGTTTAACAAGCTTGATGAAAGCAAACAAAACAGCTTCATAAGTGCTTCTTTAAACCATACCTACTATCTGCAAAATTTACAAAAACAAAAACCACATCAACTAAGCATAAAAGAAGAAGAGGTCTTGCTGCGCACGGCAAGTACTGGAGCCCAGGCATTTGCTAGGCTTTTTGATGAGAGCATGAGTGCAATGAAATTTGAGTTTCGTGGCGAACATTTAGGCGAAGAAGAAATTTTAAGCAAACTTCATGATGCTGATCGAAGCGTACGAAAAGACGCTGCAGAGTCGCTTTCAGCTGAGCTTTCACGCCATCAACACCTACTAACTTTTATCTATAATATGATAAAAACTGATTTAAAAACTGATTGTGAGCTAAGAGGTTTTAGCTCTCCAGAAGCGCCACGCCATCTTGATAATCAAATCACAAAAAAAAGCGTAGATGCTCTTATAATGGCCAGTGAAAATAGCTTTAACCTAGTTCATATATACTATAATAAAAAGCGCGAAATTTTAGGCTTTAACGAGCTTTACGACTATGATAGATATGCTCCTTTAGAAGCTAAAAACGAGAGCTACTCATTTGAAAAAAGTAAAGAGATAGTGCTTGATGCTTTTAATAAATTTAGTACTAAATTTGGCAAAATAGCAAATCAAGCTTTTAACGAAGGCTGGATAGATGTCTATCCGAGTGATTCAAAGCGTGGTGGAGCTTTTAGCCACCCAGGCTCTGCTGACGCCCACCCTTATGTGCTGCTTAATCACACTAACCAACGAAGGGATCTTTTTACACTTGCACATGAGTTAGGACATGCAATACATCAAAATTTAAGCTACAGCGTAGGCTACCTAAACTCGGACACGCCGCTAACCACAGCAGAAACAGCCTCAGTTTTTTGTGAGATGCTTGTGTTTGACTATGTTAAAAATACGCTTAGTGGCAAAGAAAAACAAGCCTTACTCGCTGGCAAACTAGAAGATATATTTGCCACGCTTTACCGTCAAATAAACTTTACAACCTTTGAGCGCCGAGTGCATAGCCATGAAGGCGAGATATCAAGCCAAGTGCTAAATAAAATTTGGCGAGAAGAGAGTCAAAAAATGTTTGGCAAAAGTGTTGTTTTGTGCGAGCATTACGATATTTGGCATAGTTATATACCACACTTTATCCATACGCCATTTTACTGCTATGCCTACTCTTATGCACAGCTTTTAGTGCTTGCGCTTTTTGGACTTTACAAGAGTGCAAAGTGTGAAAATTTTGTAGAAATTTACACAAAATTTCTAGCCAGTGGAGGAAGTAAAAGCCCGCAAGAGCTTGTGGGAATGTTTGGTTTTGACATAGATGATGAAAAATTTCGGCAAATAGGCCTTAAAGAGATAGAAAAAATGTTAAAAGAATTTGAGGAGACAGTATGCTAAATGAGCTTTTAAATAACGAAAAATTCGCACTTTTAATGAAAATGCATGTGTATGAATGTGTTGATTTTTTACTGCAAAATGGCACAGACTTTGCCATCGTTGCAAATCTTGACTTAACAAGCTTTGATCCGCCCCTACCAGATGAAATAGCAGCCTCTTTTTCGCACAAAGTCATAGTTTTTGCACTTGGTGGCTATACTTTTGAGAGCGCAAAACTCACACAAGATACGCTAAGCTTTGAAGCTGGCTTTGGGGCAAATGACTTTGCTTCTGTTGTTAGCGTTAAGCTCTCTGGTATAGTGCAGATCATGGTTGAAGAAAATGCCATTATGATAAATTTTGCCGTTGCAAAACCAAAAAAAGAGAGTAAAAAATCTATGTCAATATTTAAGTCAAATCCCAAAAACAAAGGCATTTTAGGCAAAAAACATTGAATTTACTCACAAAACGAGCAAATTCAAACAAAAGCTAAAAATTTCAACTAACTTTTAGTAAAAATTTAATATAAAAATAGTCCTATTTCAAAACAAAGGAGAAAGAGTGAGAAAAGCATTTTTTTCATTTTTGGCACTATTCGCCGCCGTCTTTCTAACGGGTTGTGGTGATGACAAAGTTGCTAGCGCACAAACTGACGCGATAGCCAAGATCAAAGAACAAGGTTTCGTTCGTATCGGTGTTTTTAGTGACAAGCCACCGTTTGGCTATGTCAATAAGGATGGCAAAAACCAAGGATATGACATCTACTTTGCAAAGCGCATCGCAAAGGATTTGCTTGGCGATGAAAACAAGGTAAAATTTGAGCTAGTTGAAGCCGCCAGCAGAGCTGAAGTCCTAGTAGCAAATAAAGTTGACATCACACTTGCAAATTTTACAAAAACACCTGAGCGCTCAAAAGTGGTTGACTTTGCACTACCATATATGAAGGTCTCGCTAGGTCTTGTTAGCCCAGAGGGCGAGCTTATAACCGATATAGCACAGCTAAAAGGCAAGAAGCTTATCGTAAATAAAGGTACGACAGCGGATGCATATTTTACTAAAAATCATCCAGAAATCGAGCTTTTAAAATTTGACCACAACACAGAAACCTTTGCAGCGCTTCTTGATAAGCGTGGTGTGGCACTTGCTCACGATAATGCTATGCTTTTTGCATGGGTCAAGGAAAATGCTGGCTTTAAGGTCGGCATAGAAGCTTTTGGCGATGTTGATGTTATTGCGCCAGCTGTAAAAAAAGGAAATACAGTTTTACTTGAGTGGCTAAACAAAGAGATTGAAACGCTTGGAAAAGAAAATTTCTTTCATAAGGCATACGACGCTACACTAAAACCAGTATATGGCGATAGCGTAAATCCTGAGTCACTTGTAGTTGAGGGCGGAAAAATTTAAAAATGAGGTCGGGCTCTCCGACCTTTTTGTCATTCTAACTATTTTAAAAATCTAAATATCTTTTCTAGCTCTATTTCTTATGACATCATAAACTAGAACACCGAATACCGACATCATAAGTCCGGCAAGTGCCGCTATAGCAAGTATTATAGCCTTTCTTGGCTTCACAGGTCGCTCAGAGATAGCTATATCTGAGACTATGGCTGTGTTTTGATAGTTATACGGCTTTAGGCTAAGTTCAATGAGAGATTTTTGGTCTAGTAATTTATTTAACTCTTCAGTTTGAAGTGTGGCAAGCTCTCTCTGAAGAGTAAGAAGCTTGTCGTTCATGATGGTGTCTTTTTCTGAGTTTAGATTTTCTAAGTCTATATTTATTAGTCTATCAAGTCTATCTTGAGCATTTGGCTTAGTTTGTGAAAAAAGAGCGTATTTTTGCCCCTCTAAAGATAATAAATTTTGCTCAATACTTGAAATTTGAGAATATATACCTTGTTTTAGCATTTGTTTTTGCAAAATATTATCCATACTATCTTTATCATGTATCTGTAAATTTTCTAACTCTTTTTTGTATCTTGCCATTTTATCACTGTTTATTTCTAATGATTTTTCTATACTAGGCAAAACAATATCGTCAATTGCCATTAAGGCACGTTTTGCCTCTGGTATGGTTTTTTCTTGCATATACGCTATTTGGCGATTTATACGTGGCAACTGAGTATTTTTAATATACTCTATTTGCTCTTGTTTTTCAACTATTTTATAATCTTTTAAAAATTTTATTTGTCGCTCTACATCTGCTAAGTTGATTTTTTTATTATCTAAATAAACACTTAGTTTATTTTTATGCTCGTCTGATAGATTATTTACTATTTCATATATTTTTGCCTTAGCAATATCATTAGATATAGCAAAAACATCTATATTTAAGAAATTTCGCTTTCCTCTAACTGCTGTAATTTTATACTCCAAGTTACTATCGCTTTTTAAAAATTGCAATTTACGCACCACATCATCAGCATTAGCTAATTGTATATTTTCCATAGTATCTTCATGTTTAAAATATCCAATTTCAACAAGTGCTGAAGCTTTATACATTGGAATTTTTATTGATGTATAAAATAACGATAATGTAGCAAAAATAAAAGTAATAGTTAATATGTATTTTTTATATCTCCATACTTTTTTAAACAATTCTAATATATCTATTTCATCATCTTGATAAGTAGCTTGTTGATTATGATTTTCAATCATAAATACCTCCTTTTATTAACTAATAATTTAAGTTTAATTATAGTAAAATAATGCTTAAAAAATAAATGGTGGTATGATTTGCCTTTGATAATTCTTGGTAATAAATATAAATTTGATCAGTTAGATATAGATAGACTAAATGTAAAATTTAAAAAAATTGACTTTGTGAAAATTACTGGCCGAAGCTCGCGCGATGTGCGAAAAGATATAGAAACACTAATAAGCACAAGATCGTATAAATATCTCATCATAAACACAAAAGCTACCGTCGATCCTAAGATGATAAAGTATCTAACACTGCTTCAATTTCGCCATCAGCATAAAAAAATACGTATTATAACAATAGAAAAGTTGCTAGATAAATACCTAAAAAAATGCTATATACCTGATGACGATAGGGACTTGAAATTTTTAAACGATATAAGACCATATAATACTTTTGAATTGGTTTTAAAAAGAGCGGTAGACTATGCTGGAGCGTTTGTTCTTTTGATAGTACATTTTTTTATAAAATTTTATGTCAAAAAAAAGATAGATGAGCAGTCACCGGGGGTGCTGTACTTCGCTCAAAATAGGGTTGGATTAAATGCTAAAATTTTTAAATGCTATAAATTTAGGACAATGCATGAAAATTCGCATCACAACCCATATACGCAAAAAGGCGATGAAAGGGTGTTTGAGTTTGCCGAGTTTATGCGCAAGGCTCGTATTGATGAGATCCCGCAGTATAAAAATATACTAAATGGCGAAATGCACTTAATTGGACCTCGCGCTGAGTGGAATATACTCGTAAATGAATATGAAAAAGAGATACCATATTATAACGAACGACATCTCGTAAGACCTGGCATCACTGGCTGGGCTCAGGTAAATTACCCATATGGTGCAAATGCGTATGATACAAAACAAAAACTAATGTATGATCTATACTACATAAAGCACTGGTCGCTTTGGTTAGAAATTCTTACCATTGTAAAAACCGTACTTGTTGTATTTGGTAAGAGAGGGCAATAATTTCTAAGACCTGAGCAACTTATATACATTTTTTAGTATAGATTTTGGCATTAGTCTAAGCGGTATTTTTATAATTGCCATCTTTATAAACTCAAAACTACTCAAAAATCCCAAATTTTTCATGGCTTTTAAAAGAGCAAATTCATATTTTGCATACCTTAAGCCACTTCGTCTGCTTAGTTGACTTGTGCCAGCTCGCATATTTACCAAAGCTTCTTGAATATTATAAAATTTCGCACCATTCATAATCATCCTAACCCATAAATAATAATCTTCTAAAAATATCATTTTTTGATAGCTTCCAGCTGATAAGACAGCTGACTTTTTAAACATTACACTTGGATGATTTATGGGTGATCTTATTTTTGCAAATTTTACTATTTCATCATGGGTTTGTGGAAGTTTACGATAAGATAAAATTTCGTTTTCATCGCTATCAAATTCGCTAATCCAACTACCACAAATATCAATATCTAGATTATTTTTAAAAATAGAAATTTGTTTTTCAAAACGACTTGGCGCCGATATATCATCGCTATCCATTCTAGCAACAAGCTCATATTTGCACTCATCAAGACCTTTATTTAAAGCATCGCCTAGCCCCATGTTTTTTTTTAGTGTTTTGATAGCTAGCACTTCTCCAAGCTTGTTTTTCCATTTAGTTATTACGTCATACAGCTCATCTGTAAGCTTACCATCTTCTACTAAAACTATTTGATTTGGTTTAAGTATTTGCTCATCCCAAATGCTAACCATCGCCCTATTTAAAAACTCAGCATTTTCTTTGAAATATACAGACATTAAGACACTAAAATTCATAAAGCTTTTCTCACTGTTTGAAATTTATTGAAAATAAAATAGATTGTTTATATATAAACATAAAAGTCCATAGCAACATGGCAAAACTTACTAACATCATCAATATTAAAATATAATGTAAAAAATCATAATATATAGAAAAAGGAATAATAATAAGCAAGAAACCGCCCCAGTCTAAATTTTTATATAATTTTAATAATGCACCCTGTCTTACTCTTTTATCCGTGCCGTCTTCTAGCTGCTTTTGTGATTTTACTAAAGATAATTTCAAATATGCTGTTCTAGAATATAAACTCATAAATGAAGATATGGCACCTAAAATAAACCATATAATATCATCATATAAATTTGTCAAATAATATCCTAAAGATGTCCAAAGTAAAGATATAACTAGATAACCAGCAAAAGCATCAAAAAATTCGCCCAACGGATTAATAATCTGTTTTTTATAAAATAAAGTTCTTGCTAACGAGCCATCAGCACAATCAAATATCATAAAAACAATAAAAAATAAACTACCGATAATCACTATTGATTTACTATGTCCAAAAATCACAAATATTGAACCAATTACAAATATAAACATAGAAACTATCGATATTTTATTTGGTGTCAATCTAAAAACATTATAAAATAAAGGTAAAAGATGTATAGCTAAGGGTCTATAAAAATATCTATCAAGCAGTGTTAGTGTTTGAAGTTTTTCTTTATCCACGCTATATTGTTTAAAGTCTTGTAGTATCAATTTCATATGAATCTCTCTTTAATAAATTTTTAAAAATTTTTAAAAAAATAATTATCACTATAGCAAAAATAAACTTTATAATAAATATAGCAAAACTACTTCTTGGCATCCATATCAGAGCTTGAACTAAAAAAGTTGCAATAAAAAAACCATATTTCTTAAATATCAATTTATTTTGGATATATATTATAAAAATCCCTAAAAAGAAACTAAAAAATGCTAAAAAAATTATATTTCCCCCAATAAAATATAATTCCATTATATAAGAAGACCCTGTTCCTCCTCCAAGCAAGTAAGCTGTGGGATTTAAAAAATATTCCAATTTTTCTACAATATACCAACTTTGTTCTAAACTCAAAAGAGAACGTGGCTCAACTTGTCCGGTAAATAAAAGATATTTGCTGTAAAAAGGGGCAAATAAATTTAAAAATCCCTCATATCCATTAACAAAAAATAATTCTTTAAATTCAAACATAAATCCTAGCACAAGCAAAGAAACACCTTGCTGATAAAAAAAGCTAGTTAGGTATTTTATCCCTTCTTTATCAAGCTCAAAATCATATTTAGTCAATAAGGTTATTTGCGATAAAATAACTATAGAAAATACTATGCAAAGTAAAATTTTAAAATTAATTTTTAAATTATACAAAACAGACAAAGACCAAAGCGTAGTTATTGTTACAATTAAAAACTCAGCTCTCATGCCAGTAAAAATATAAGAAGAATACATAAAGATAAAAAATAATGAAAGCCTGTAGGCATATTTCTTAGGAGGTTTATTTGCTAAAATTATAAAAAAGCCGATATAAAAAAAGTCATCAAATATTCTTACAAAAGTCGGCAATATGTGATTTCCAGAGTAAATAGCAAAATAGCCAAAATTGTTGAGTATATTAAAATAAAAATAAACTTTATAAAAAAAACAAAAACCACCTATAAAGAATAAACAATACCCTATTGTTTTATCTAATGCAAGTGATTGCTGAATTTTTTTAAGAGAATTATTTTTATATATTTTATATCCGTAAATAAATCCAATGTGTAAAAAAAGTAATGAAAAAATTAAAATAAAATTAATATTCAGCATAGTTTTATTTGAAAAATAAAAGTATTCCATCCATTGAGATTCTCCATAGCTATCAAAAACACTAGGCAAAAATAAATGCATAAAAATTCTAGCCAATAAAAAAATGCATATACATCCTATAAAAACAATATCTAAACTTAACCAATTTTTAGAATTTTTATGAGAATGATATATGATATAAATTGTTATAAAGAATAATTGCAGTTCAAGCAAAGGCAAAAACCAGTCACTAACCAAATAAAAGCCAATATATTGAATTAATATAAACAAAATGAGACATAAAGAAGTAAAAATATCTTTTTTAATATACAAGTATTTCATTCCACTTCTTTACTACTACATCTATATTATATTCAGAAATGCTTTCATATCCAGTATCTGAAATTTTTTTCATCATTTGTTCATTTTTTGCAATATCCAAAATTAAAGAATATAATTCTTTTGTTTTTCCTATATCAAATAAAAAACCATTTTTTTTATCTTTTACTAATTTTTTACCGCCTTGCGTTTTAGATGATACCACACAGCATTTACAAGCCATAGCTTCTATTATTGTCATTGGCATACCCTCGGCTGTTGATGGCATGATAAAAATTTTTGATCTTTCAAAAAATGGCTTAGTATTATTTGTACCATTGATAAATTCTATATTTTTTAATTTTAATTTTTTGGCAAGACTTATTGCCTTATTCTTATCCTCGCCTTCGCCAACTATCTCAAGTTTCCATTCTGGTAAATACTTATGCGCATATTCCCAGGCATACAAAAGTGTATCTATACCTTTTTTATATGTTACTCTGCCCAAAAATAATAATATATTTTCTTTTTTTTCAAATACTACATTATTCCCCACAAAACTAACTGGATTAGCAATAAAAAACAATTTATTTAAATTAACCTGAGTAGGATAATTTTCTTCATTGTTATACAAGCACACAACTTTATCAAAGGAATCAAAAATCATTTTTACTCTATGCCTAGTCCAAAATCTGCCAATATAAAATTTCCTAAAATCATGGCTTCCACCATGGTGCATATATATTAAATTAATATTTTTAAATAATCCTAATTTTCGTAATATCCAAATTGGTTCAATATATAAAGACTTATTGAAAATTATATTTGTGTGAATGCGAGATTTTAAAAATAAATACATTTTAAAAGTATTTGGAATAATATCAAATATTTTTAATAATTTAAATTTAAATTTAAATTTCACAATAGTAAATTTAACCCTATTATCTAAGTCAAAAAAAGGTTTACCTTCTTTAACTGAAACATTTTCCACTTCATAACCTTTTTTTATAAAATAATTACTCCAATTGGTTATAACCCTAACGACCCCACCCATAGTAACTAACGATTCAGTTACAAAAATTATTTTTTTCATATTTTTTCAGCTCTGTTTCTAAGAAATTTAAAATTTTAGGCATTGAATCAAATTTGATTTCATTAAAAAAATCATTAATTTTTTCTCTGCGATCAAAAAAATAAGTATTATCATCCAAAAGTCTAATAATATTATTTTTAAACTCTTGCAATGTTTGTATTTTTGGACCAGGATTAATATCGTCAAAATTAAAATTTAGTCCTTTTGTAGATAAATATTCATTTAAATCATACGGCAAGAGAATAATTGGTTTTTTAAGCAATAAAAAATCTATCCAAATGCCAGAATAATCAGATATAACTAAATCAAAAATATTTAATATATCATTTATATTTTGAATTTTTGTTTGATCGAGAATTTTTATATTTGAATATTCTTTTATGTTTATTTTTTCTAAGGAATGTGGTCTAACAAAAAATACAATATTATTTTTTTTCAAAAAAGAATTAAAATCTTCAAATGAGAAATATTCAAAAGGAAAATATTTTACTGTATTTTTTAAACTTGTCCCATATTTTGATTTTCTCCATGTTGGAGCATATAAAACAAATCTAGAATTTATATCTATATTTTTAAAAATATTTGACAT contains:
- a CDS encoding apolipoprotein N-acyltransferase, which gives rise to MKLENFLLAFGFLKIKFLTPYFSIKKIIKAFVGAFLLANFIYFSIFENFWLSFVSPFLTFLGIYIIINLDRAGFFWAGFFTGILWFYWISFSFIYYDLAWLMPVVILGISLIYGLIFLAASFPSFVALRAILLFVFSYIAPFGFNWFNLEATLVLGAFEPSVRGLGFVFLAAILASYLKGAFKLLAILLCFVCALQFKSASGANLPFSLELTNTKIEQTNRWNKDLKNEQVDEILALIQQAITAKKDAILLPESALPLFITHERFLRQRLLELSKDIAIISGALAHENEQNFNSAFLFKDGEMLRFDKHILVPFGEEIPLPKFAKNFINKLFYDGASDFATAKKVSDYEIKGVKIRNAICYEATTNELHKGEFDVMFAISNNGWFLHKILPSTQPILQRNLLKYYATKYGKTIYHSVNGSNSEIIAPKQSLLKGKFGL
- the metK gene encoding methionine adenosyltransferase; this translates as MYLFTSEVVSPGHPDKCADIIADSIVDKILTQDPNGRVASEVFVAGKNIIIGGEINSKVALSYKDYEYIVKDALAHIGYNGNPYFTKQQCLHPDDIEVKVCINQQSPDINQGVDQQDGEIGAGDQGIMFGFASCEADEYMPAAITYARMLCDKVYKFAKENPDKLGVDIKTQVTIDYGNKDNFESCRPQSIHTIVVSAPCVESMDIATLRALVQNLIDEAGLPKSLYNKEKTIIYINPTGRYVNHSSLHDSGLTGRKLIVDSFGGYAPIGGGAQSSKDYTKVDRSGLYAARYIAKNIVAAGLAKKCVVQLSYAIGVAKPTSVSVDTMGTHVPSVDDDKLSAFVMENFALTPRWITQKFALDRPSEQTFLYAKVAAKGQVGNAKYPWEKLDSVEMFKKLA
- the sstT gene encoding serine/threonine transporter SstT, with the translated sequence MNAISNLARRYADGNMIIQILVGITLGLIIGFWAHSQLGASEQAAAFAGKVISSIAVLGNLFVGALKAIAPVLVFVLVATSIITKEFGEAKGMGKIVFIYLLGTLLASVAAVCVSFLFPVELILKNVNAAELGAPQNVVDVLKDLIFKIVQNPVTALSTGNYIGIIAWAVGGGIAMRNCTKETKNLFKDVSDGVTKIVRFIIRLAPFGIFGLVATSIYETGFDALAGYLKLIVVLVGTMLFCAFVINALIGFLITGKNPYPIIITSIKESAITAFFTRSSAANIPVNMALCKRLGLKEELYSISIPLGATINMGGAAVTISVLALAAVNSLNHVSVTFGDAVLLSFISAIGACGASGVAGGSLLLIPLACALFGINNDIAMQVVAVGFIIGVVQDSVETALNSSSDVVFTAFASQTIKD
- a CDS encoding cysteine ABC transporter substrate-binding protein, producing MRKAFFSFLALFAAVFLTGCGDDKVASAQTDAIAKIKEQGFVRIGVFSDKPPFGYVNKDGKNQGYDIYFAKRIAKDLLGDENKVKFELVEAASRAEVLVANKVDITLANFTKTPERSKVVDFALPYMKVSLGLVSPEGELITDIAQLKGKKLIVNKGTTADAYFTKNHPEIELLKFDHNTETFAALLDKRGVALAHDNAMLFAWVKENAGFKVGIEAFGDVDVIAPAVKKGNTVLLEWLNKEIETLGKENFFHKAYDATLKPVYGDSVNPESLVVEGGKI
- a CDS encoding M3 family oligoendopeptidase, with amino-acid sequence MNTWDLTPLFKNTDELESFSKTTISNCAEFSQKFSSKLNALAPEDFNKALKLYEILNADISKIMTYAFLVFAKDTKKGAFYAKFEELCTKAQQSLLFFELEFNKLDESKQNSFISASLNHTYYLQNLQKQKPHQLSIKEEEVLLRTASTGAQAFARLFDESMSAMKFEFRGEHLGEEEILSKLHDADRSVRKDAAESLSAELSRHQHLLTFIYNMIKTDLKTDCELRGFSSPEAPRHLDNQITKKSVDALIMASENSFNLVHIYYNKKREILGFNELYDYDRYAPLEAKNESYSFEKSKEIVLDAFNKFSTKFGKIANQAFNEGWIDVYPSDSKRGGAFSHPGSADAHPYVLLNHTNQRRDLFTLAHELGHAIHQNLSYSVGYLNSDTPLTTAETASVFCEMLVFDYVKNTLSGKEKQALLAGKLEDIFATLYRQINFTTFERRVHSHEGEISSQVLNKIWREESQKMFGKSVVLCEHYDIWHSYIPHFIHTPFYCYAYSYAQLLVLALFGLYKSAKCENFVEIYTKFLASGGSKSPQELVGMFGFDIDDEKFRQIGLKEIEKMLKEFEETVC